In one window of Cytophagaceae bacterium ABcell3 DNA:
- a CDS encoding iron-sulfur cluster assembly accessory protein: MINVTDKAKEHVIELRQKEGYGDDYNVRVAVQGGGCSGLMYELKFDNQTSPSDQIFEDKGVKIMIDKKSLLYLAGTTLDYSDGLNGKGFQFINPNASRTCGCGESFAV; the protein is encoded by the coding sequence ATGATAAACGTTACAGATAAAGCCAAAGAACACGTAATAGAACTTCGCCAAAAAGAAGGTTATGGTGATGATTACAATGTCAGAGTGGCGGTTCAAGGAGGCGGGTGCTCTGGTCTTATGTATGAACTAAAGTTTGACAACCAGACTTCACCGTCCGACCAAATTTTTGAAGACAAAGGTGTAAAGATTATGATAGACAAAAAAAGCCTTTTATATTTGGCAGGCACCACTCTTGACTATTCAGATGGACTAAATGGAAAAGGATTTCAATTTATTAACCCTAATGCCAGCAGAACCTGTGGTTGCGGAGAAAGTTTTGCTGTATAA
- a CDS encoding NUDIX domain-containing protein has translation MTRKNYAAGMLMFKKEKNTLQYFLVHPGGPFFSKKDTGVWTIPKGVPENKETPIETAKREFGEETGVKPLPPYIYLGNIKQKGGKMVEAWAFEYTENTPINLNSNTFKIEWPPKSGNKAIFPEVDKGMFFNYEKALVKINPNQAPFLDRLRTLFNTQNGLKET, from the coding sequence ATGACACGGAAAAATTATGCAGCAGGCATGCTTATGTTCAAAAAGGAAAAGAACACGTTACAATATTTCCTTGTGCATCCGGGAGGTCCTTTTTTTTCTAAAAAAGATACTGGCGTTTGGACTATTCCAAAAGGGGTACCTGAAAACAAGGAAACACCTATTGAAACAGCAAAAAGGGAGTTTGGCGAAGAAACAGGAGTAAAGCCTCTCCCGCCCTATATATACCTTGGAAATATTAAACAAAAAGGCGGGAAAATGGTTGAAGCATGGGCTTTTGAATATACAGAAAATACCCCTATTAATCTAAACTCCAATACTTTTAAAATTGAATGGCCTCCTAAGTCAGGCAATAAGGCTATATTTCCCGAAGTAGACAAAGGTATGTTTTTCAACTATGAAAAAGCTTTAGTAAAAATAAACCCGAACCAGGCCCCTTTTCTAGACAGACTAAGAACCTTATTTAACACCCAAAACGGATTAAAGGAAACCTGA
- the mce gene encoding methylmalonyl-CoA epimerase — MMKLEHIGIAVRDVQKAIDFYENLLGTKVYKIEEVPSEKVRTYFLQTDNTKIELLEAMAPDSPISKFLEKRGEGMHHMAFEVEDIVKEMKRLKEEGYQLLNEKPKAGADGKQIFFMHPKESNGVLIELCGNS; from the coding sequence ATTATGAAACTTGAACATATAGGTATAGCTGTCAGAGATGTACAGAAGGCCATTGATTTTTATGAAAACCTTTTGGGGACGAAAGTATACAAAATAGAAGAAGTCCCTTCTGAAAAGGTTAGGACATATTTTTTACAAACCGATAATACAAAAATTGAATTACTAGAGGCAATGGCGCCCGATAGTCCAATTAGTAAATTTTTGGAAAAAAGGGGTGAGGGAATGCATCACATGGCCTTTGAGGTAGAGGACATAGTTAAAGAAATGAAACGCTTAAAAGAAGAAGGTTATCAATTGCTCAATGAAAAACCTAAAGCAGGTGCGGACGGTAAACAGATATTCTTTATGCACCCAAAAGAGTCTAATGGTGTGTTAATAGAATTGTGCGGTAATAGTTAA
- the thiL gene encoding thiamine-phosphate kinase → MGQNRTEISELGEFGLIDRLGRHFKDHKHDSTLKGIGDDAAVIKAGEGKVKVITTDMLVEGVHFDLSYVPLRHLGYKAVAVNISDVAAMNAVPEQITFSIAISNRFSVEAIEEIYSGIKIACDNYKVDLIGGDTTSSASGLIVSVTAIGAATENDIAYRSGANVNDILCVTGDLGGAYLGLQLLEREKQVFLANPDNQPEFEGKDYVLQKQLRPEARMDVIHSLKELGVKPTAMIDVSDGLASEIMHICKASDCGAKLYGDKLPLDEVTLSTAEEFNIDPITCMLNGGEEYELLFTIKQEDFPKLKNHPDISFIGHTTPKDAGVNLVTKSGTTVPVKAQGWVHF, encoded by the coding sequence ATGGGGCAAAACAGGACTGAAATTTCTGAACTGGGCGAATTTGGTTTAATTGACCGGTTAGGAAGGCATTTTAAAGACCATAAACATGATTCTACTTTGAAAGGGATAGGAGATGATGCTGCCGTAATTAAAGCTGGAGAAGGAAAAGTGAAAGTCATAACTACTGATATGCTCGTGGAAGGCGTTCATTTCGATCTTTCATATGTTCCTTTGCGTCATTTAGGGTATAAGGCAGTGGCAGTAAATATTTCTGATGTGGCTGCGATGAATGCTGTTCCTGAGCAAATTACTTTTAGTATAGCTATTAGCAACCGTTTCTCGGTAGAAGCTATTGAGGAGATTTACTCTGGGATCAAAATCGCTTGCGATAATTATAAAGTTGATCTCATTGGGGGGGACACAACTTCTTCTGCGTCTGGTTTAATTGTTTCTGTAACGGCTATAGGTGCTGCAACGGAAAATGATATTGCCTATCGAAGTGGGGCCAATGTTAATGATATTCTATGTGTCACAGGCGATTTAGGTGGGGCATATCTGGGTTTACAATTATTGGAGCGTGAAAAGCAGGTTTTTCTGGCAAACCCTGACAATCAACCAGAATTTGAAGGGAAAGATTATGTCCTTCAGAAGCAACTTAGGCCTGAGGCTAGAATGGATGTAATACACTCCCTTAAAGAACTAGGGGTTAAGCCTACCGCTATGATTGATGTTTCTGATGGTCTGGCTTCCGAAATTATGCATATTTGTAAGGCATCTGATTGCGGAGCAAAACTGTACGGAGACAAGCTTCCACTTGACGAAGTCACTTTAAGCACTGCAGAAGAGTTTAACATAGATCCTATTACATGCATGTTGAACGGAGGAGAGGAGTATGAACTTTTGTTTACCATAAAGCAGGAAGATTTTCCAAAATTGAAAAACCATCCTGATATATCGTTTATAGGGCATACGACTCCAAAAGATGCAGGGGTTAACCTAGTGACTAAATCGGGAACCACAGTACCTGTAAAAGCCCAGGGGTGGGTACATTTTTAG
- a CDS encoding IS5 family transposase, whose amino-acid sequence MQKTPKRRAPRCEYSSPSQLSIIGFETPFHNQLDPNNRWVLLSNKIPWDELVNLYNKRNPPKKTGRPALNPRVLIGVVIIKHILNLDDRETVAQITENMYLQYFLGYSSYIKEPPFDPSLFVDIRKRLGQELINAMNERIHEFYMEKAPKKVDKTTKGKNDPPSFASGQESNKGEAIFDATACPQDIIYPTDLGLLNKAREITQQIIDELHCKNTQGKKPRTYRKIARKTYLKVAQNKNPSRKVIRKGIKAQLQYLRRNFKTIEKQLDSFEVFPLCHRTQRSYWVIQTLYEQQLGMFKNRGHHVADRIVSIHQPHVRPIVRGKSRAKTEFGAKIHLSMVDGFSFLDTVSWEAFNEGSHLVDYVEKYRKRFGFYPAKVLADKIYCTRENRKWLKGKGIKLAAKPLGRPSAKAVENHVSPGERNPVEGKFGQAKNSYGMNRIRARLKNTSQTWIASIILVLNLVKLTRQALYFLSFSAWHKSIFNIIRGLKDVFERMTIKNRPGERSGPVFYIC is encoded by the coding sequence ATGCAGAAGACCCCTAAAAGGCGTGCACCACGCTGCGAATATTCAAGTCCCAGCCAGTTGTCAATTATTGGTTTCGAGACACCGTTTCATAATCAGCTTGACCCCAACAACCGGTGGGTTTTGCTCAGCAACAAAATTCCATGGGATGAACTTGTCAATCTCTACAACAAACGCAATCCTCCAAAAAAGACAGGGAGACCGGCGCTTAACCCTCGTGTGCTGATTGGAGTGGTGATCATCAAGCATATCCTCAACCTGGATGATCGTGAGACAGTTGCCCAGATTACCGAAAACATGTATCTGCAATACTTTCTGGGGTACAGTTCTTATATCAAGGAGCCTCCATTTGATCCATCTTTGTTTGTAGATATCAGAAAACGGTTGGGGCAGGAACTTATCAATGCGATGAATGAAAGGATCCATGAGTTTTACATGGAAAAAGCCCCAAAAAAAGTTGACAAAACTACGAAAGGAAAAAATGACCCTCCTTCCTTTGCCAGTGGGCAAGAGTCTAACAAAGGAGAGGCAATCTTTGACGCAACTGCCTGTCCTCAAGATATCATTTACCCAACCGATTTGGGGCTGCTGAACAAAGCAAGGGAAATCACCCAACAGATCATAGATGAGCTTCATTGTAAAAATACCCAGGGGAAGAAACCAAGGACTTACAGAAAAATAGCTCGTAAAACCTATCTGAAGGTGGCCCAGAACAAGAATCCATCAAGAAAAGTAATTCGCAAAGGGATAAAAGCCCAGCTCCAATACCTTAGAAGAAACTTCAAGACCATTGAAAAGCAGCTGGACAGCTTTGAGGTTTTTCCTTTGTGTCATCGTACACAGCGGTCATACTGGGTCATTCAGACACTTTATGAACAACAGCTTGGCATGTTTAAGAACCGGGGCCACCATGTAGCAGATCGGATTGTTAGTATCCATCAGCCTCATGTGCGACCTATTGTACGGGGAAAGTCACGAGCCAAAACTGAATTTGGAGCCAAGATCCACCTTAGCATGGTGGATGGTTTTTCCTTTCTGGACACTGTGTCCTGGGAGGCTTTTAACGAGGGCAGTCATCTTGTTGATTACGTTGAAAAATATCGGAAACGGTTTGGTTTTTATCCTGCCAAAGTACTGGCAGACAAAATTTACTGCACCCGTGAAAACCGGAAGTGGTTGAAGGGAAAAGGAATAAAACTGGCAGCCAAACCTTTGGGCAGGCCATCCGCAAAGGCAGTGGAAAACCACGTAAGTCCAGGAGAGAGGAATCCGGTTGAAGGAAAGTTTGGACAAGCAAAAAACAGCTATGGGATGAACCGTATCCGTGCCAGACTTAAGAATACCAGCCAAACGTGGATCGCCTCAATAATCCTGGTGCTCAACCTGGTCAAATTGACCAGGCAGGCACTCTATTTTCTGAGTTTTTCAGCATGGCATAAGTCAATTTTTAACATAATTCGGGGTCTGAAAGACGTATTTGAAAGGATGACAATAAAAAACCGGCCTGGCGAGCGCTCAGGGCCGGTTTTTTACATATGTTAA
- a CDS encoding type IX secretion system membrane protein PorP/SprF, with translation MLKYLLTFLAALTALQLQAQVPQYSQYYANALFLSPSFAGADYSTRGIMAARYQWPGLHASYISNTVSVDHYIPEYNSGVGLIINSDIITPANLRTTDVGIAYSYEIGITKNIVFRPGLQMSYVHRRIDFNRLTFGSQYTDNGFIGGSSSEDPNNPAIAYLDFASGGVIMSETFWAGISVHHMNRPNQTFINGESRLPAKFSVFGGYKFMLTPDWKRRYVNPDEEVSISPTFMYKSQGKSDQLDIGVYARYNTFITGLWYRGIPVKVYSPDRTNYEAIVVLVGYIYNNLQVGYSYDFTTSKLSMATWGSHELTLSYRIAKSKKKKQRPIQKRPACPKF, from the coding sequence ATGTTAAAGTATTTACTAACCTTTTTAGCAGCCCTGACAGCTTTACAGCTTCAGGCCCAGGTTCCTCAATACTCTCAGTATTATGCGAATGCTTTATTTCTATCGCCTTCTTTTGCTGGTGCAGATTACAGCACCCGCGGCATTATGGCGGCACGCTACCAGTGGCCAGGACTCCATGCATCTTATATTAGCAATACAGTATCTGTAGACCATTATATTCCAGAATACAATAGTGGGGTGGGTTTAATTATTAACTCAGATATAATCACTCCCGCAAATCTAAGGACAACAGATGTAGGTATCGCCTATTCTTATGAAATAGGAATTACCAAAAACATTGTTTTCCGCCCAGGACTGCAAATGTCATACGTTCATAGACGGATTGATTTCAACAGGCTTACTTTTGGTTCGCAATATACTGACAATGGCTTTATCGGCGGCAGTAGCAGTGAAGACCCTAACAACCCTGCCATTGCGTATCTAGACTTTGCCTCTGGTGGTGTAATCATGTCTGAAACTTTCTGGGCAGGGATCTCAGTGCATCATATGAACCGCCCTAACCAAACCTTTATTAACGGAGAAAGCAGGTTACCTGCTAAATTTTCTGTATTTGGCGGGTATAAGTTCATGCTGACGCCAGACTGGAAAAGAAGATATGTCAATCCTGATGAAGAGGTCAGTATCTCCCCTACCTTTATGTACAAATCACAAGGGAAGTCAGACCAATTGGATATAGGAGTCTATGCCAGGTATAACACTTTTATAACCGGACTTTGGTACCGAGGCATTCCAGTAAAGGTTTATAGTCCAGATAGGACAAACTACGAAGCAATTGTCGTACTCGTCGGCTATATATACAACAACTTACAAGTTGGGTACAGCTATGATTTTACTACTTCGAAACTTTCTATGGCTACGTGGGGAAGTCATGAGCTAACACTTAGTTACAGAATTGCGAAAAGCAAAAAGAAAAAGCAGAGACCTATACAAAAAAGGCCTGCATGCCCTAAATTTTAA